One genomic window of Mercenaria mercenaria strain notata chromosome 2, MADL_Memer_1, whole genome shotgun sequence includes the following:
- the LOC128555329 gene encoding uncharacterized protein LOC128555329: MGVSDSSFRDIENESKLINELVLSAKCGNFQKVWEMIGEPNNPKKAHLLNCIPESFRWGVLHQAVFWNDANILKKILRFKACVSDMRAKRCTSECGDTSEMCALEIARAYKYPDMDRIISAHSNDILGQRLPTYQKQLYLGLLSNTIAAYKSTFHPEYISPNKTGLEILNDIWKDISSNNTRFEEVKMQVCDAMHIVSTANANMIKGTTTKEDFYKMIVKAYTIETNYLYNYISMAMRRQTSTNYMPTGDDLALGPYAVMYQMLLLFWDKISPESGTTYRQMKMVKEDVEMYKEGTEFYWQSVVSSTKDEVNAQSFSTAEAAPGDTIVLFIIDNSAKCDWQPKNIEKYASHNENERTYPAGAKFRVTSSAKLCQENFQVKLTLLAQ, encoded by the exons ATGGGCGTTTCTGACAG TTCATTCAGAGATATCGAAAATGAGTCAAAGCTTATCAACGAACTTGTTTTATCAGCGAAATGTGGAAACTTTCAAAAGGTTTGGGAGATGATTGGCGAACCAAATAACCCGAAGAAAGCTCATTTGTTGAACTGTATTCCTGAGAGTTTTCGATGGGGAGTGTTACATCAAGCAGTCTTCTGGAACgatgcaaatattttgaaaaaaatactccGATTTAAAGCTTGTGTTTCTGATATGCGCGCGAAAAGATGCACGTCTGAATGCGGCGACACGAGTGAAATGTGCGCACTCGAAATAGCAAGAGCCTACAAGTACCCAGATATGGATAGGATAATTTCAGCACATAGCAATGATATATTGGGACAAAGACTGCCTACATACCAGAAGCAACTCTATCTAGGGTTGCTCAGCAACACAATTGCTGCATACAAGTCTACTTTTCATCCAGAGTACATCAGTCCGAACAAAACGGGTCtagaaattttaaatgatatttggaAAGACATATCTAGCAACAACACGAGATTTGAAGAGGTCAAAATGCAAGTTTGTGATGCTATGCATATTGTATCAACCGCAAATGCTAATATGATTAAGGGTACAACCACGAAAGAAGATTTCTACAAGATGATTGTGAAGGCGTACACAATTGAGACGAATTACCTTTACAATTACATCAGCATGGCAATGCGAAGACAAACGAGTACAAATTACATGCCAACTGGAGATGATTTAGCTCTCGGACCATACGCTGTCATGTACCAAATGCTTTTGCTGTTCTGGGACAAAATTTCCCCCGAAAGCGGCACAACCTACCGTCAGATGAAAATGGTAAAAGAGGACGTAGAAATGTATAAAGAAGGAACAGAATTCTATTGGCAGTCTGTTGTTTCCTCCACAAAAGATGAAGTGAATGCCCAGAGCTTTTCGACAGCCGAAGCTGCGCCTGGGGACAccattgttttgtttattatagACAACAGCGCAAAATGTGATTGGCAACCGAAAAATATTGAGAAGTATGCCTCGCATAACGAGAATGAAAGAACGTACCCGGCTGGGGCAAAGTTTCGAGTCACAAGCTCAGCTAAATTATGCCAGGAAAACTTCCAAGTCAAACTAACCCTACTTGCACAATAG